A single genomic interval of Cellulosilyticum sp. I15G10I2 harbors:
- a CDS encoding carbohydrate ABC transporter permease — protein sequence MKKSAIQKRSYQAYLYLLPWLIGLIVLQIYPFLASLYYSFTDYNAFGKINFVGINNYINLFTKDKEFYNSLRITIRYTLLTVPGKILMSLIIAVMLNKARRGIGIIRTVFYLPSLFGGSIAVAILWKLMFMDNGFINAAMNTLGIDSVSWLGNPGIALYTLSSLEVWQFGSSMVMFLAALKQVPVSLYEAAEIDGSSRMNTFFKITFPQITPIIFFAIIMQSINALQNFTSAFVITQGGPVKSTYMLGLKLYYDGFSYYKMGYASATSWIIFMLILGVTVFLFGTSKFWVFYGDE from the coding sequence ATGAAGAAATCAGCTATACAAAAAAGAAGCTATCAAGCCTATTTGTATTTATTGCCATGGTTAATCGGCCTTATTGTGTTGCAGATCTATCCCTTTTTGGCATCACTCTATTATTCTTTTACCGATTATAATGCTTTTGGCAAAATCAATTTTGTAGGAATTAATAATTACATCAATTTATTCACAAAAGATAAGGAATTTTATAATTCACTACGTATCACCATACGTTATACCTTACTTACTGTTCCAGGAAAAATTCTTATGTCATTAATTATAGCTGTGATGTTAAATAAGGCAAGAAGAGGTATTGGCATTATAAGAACAGTTTTCTATTTACCCTCTCTTTTTGGAGGAAGCATTGCTGTAGCAATCCTCTGGAAATTGATGTTTATGGATAACGGATTTATTAATGCAGCTATGAATACTTTGGGTATTGATTCTGTTTCTTGGCTGGGTAATCCGGGTATTGCTCTATATACTTTAAGTTCATTAGAAGTATGGCAGTTTGGTTCTTCAATGGTTATGTTCCTTGCTGCACTCAAACAGGTCCCTGTATCTTTATATGAAGCAGCGGAAATTGATGGGTCTAGCAGAATGAATACTTTCTTTAAGATTACATTTCCACAAATCACACCTATTATATTTTTTGCTATTATTATGCAGTCTATTAATGCACTGCAGAACTTTACCTCAGCTTTCGTTATTACTCAGGGAGGCCCTGTAAAATCCACTTATATGCTGGGACTAAAACTTTATTATGATGGTTTTTCATACTACAAGATGGGGTATGCATCTGCTACTTCGTGGATTATTTTCATGCTTATATTAGGTGTTACCGTATTTCTTTTTGGGACATCAAAGTTCTGGGTATTTTATGGAGATGAATAA
- a CDS encoding carbohydrate ABC transporter permease, which yields MGTKTKNKIIGNLSYTILILAGIVMIYPLIWMFFASFKSNEEIFGSLRLLPSSFNWQSYVDGWRSTGGMTYGKFFLNTFALVIPTTVFTLITSALVAYGFARFEFGGKKLLFMLLIATLMLPNAVIIIPRYTIYRSLSVLDSYWTFYLPALLGCYPFFTYMLIQFLRGLPKDLDESAYIDGCGTLKTFIHILLPLLKPSLFSAGLFQFLWTYNDYFNSLIYINTVSKYTVSLALRLSLDAETVVQWNKVMAMACVAVLPVVILFFLCQRYFVEGISTSGLKG from the coding sequence ATGGGTACAAAAACAAAAAATAAAATCATCGGAAATTTATCCTATACCATTTTAATACTTGCAGGAATAGTCATGATTTATCCGCTTATCTGGATGTTTTTTGCAAGTTTTAAGTCAAATGAAGAAATATTTGGAAGCCTAAGATTATTGCCCTCTAGTTTTAATTGGCAGTCTTATGTAGATGGATGGAGAAGTACAGGGGGCATGACCTATGGGAAGTTTTTCTTAAATACTTTTGCTCTGGTTATACCTACTACCGTATTTACACTGATAACCAGTGCCCTAGTGGCATATGGTTTTGCTAGATTTGAGTTTGGGGGTAAAAAATTACTTTTTATGCTGCTTATTGCTACGCTCATGCTGCCTAATGCAGTTATTATTATTCCTAGATATACCATTTATCGATCATTAAGCGTATTGGATTCTTATTGGACCTTTTATCTGCCAGCCTTACTTGGATGCTATCCTTTTTTTACCTATATGCTCATCCAGTTTTTACGAGGACTGCCAAAGGATTTAGATGAATCGGCTTATATTGATGGATGCGGTACTTTAAAAACCTTTATTCATATTTTACTGCCGCTTTTGAAGCCGTCATTATTTTCAGCTGGGCTGTTTCAGTTCTTGTGGACCTATAATGACTACTTTAATTCACTCATTTATATCAATACAGTAAGCAAATATACAGTATCTTTAGCACTGCGTCTCTCTTTAGATGCAGAGACGGTAGTACAGTGGAATAAAGTAATGGCTATGGCTTGTGTGGCAGTACTTCCGGTAGTTATTTTATTCTTCTTATGCCAAAGATATTTCGTTGAAGGGATATCAACCTCTGGACTAAAAGGCTAA
- a CDS encoding ABC transporter substrate-binding protein — protein MKKIMTMMLAMVIAVSSAGCSGAQSNEAASTSKANNVSPENTEKTQENEPVKLRFSWWGGDARHEATLAVIDQFQKKYPWITIEAEYSAQDGYNDKLMTQLASGTAPDIIQMETGAAPEYFEQGQIVNLSELDINFSEFDENFLINNGQFGSGSQYAIPMGKAGSAIIVNQDLAEKIGIDFTIDYDWEQLIEWGKKVQEYDPSLYLISGNLDFMMAFVIRTWSRQMNNQPIINANSELVMTEEQFEKVLSYIKELYDSKTAVPLSYMASYGTNNQEDPNWIAGKYVCNVGFTSSVQVMAAANPSANYIAGNMPVFKDALSDGWVNDCPQYIGIYAKSKYPKEAAMFLDFFFNDEEAIKTLGTVRSVPPTAKAQQITEAAGSLNPLTKMAVDVSQQYNGVSDSGKTTSAEVTAILKDAYENVAYGVKTPSQAAKEVVSLLKDYIAAQ, from the coding sequence ATGAAAAAAATTATGACTATGATGCTGGCGATGGTAATAGCTGTATCATCTGCAGGTTGTAGCGGCGCTCAAAGTAATGAGGCGGCTAGCACATCCAAAGCAAATAATGTTTCTCCGGAAAATACAGAAAAAACGCAAGAAAATGAACCCGTTAAACTAAGATTTTCTTGGTGGGGTGGAGATGCAAGACATGAGGCAACTTTAGCCGTCATTGATCAATTTCAAAAGAAATATCCTTGGATTACTATTGAAGCTGAGTACAGTGCACAAGACGGCTATAATGATAAGCTTATGACCCAATTGGCTTCAGGTACAGCACCAGATATTATACAAATGGAAACAGGAGCAGCTCCTGAATATTTTGAGCAAGGACAGATTGTTAATCTATCAGAGCTAGATATCAATTTCTCTGAATTTGATGAAAACTTTTTAATTAATAATGGTCAGTTTGGATCAGGCAGCCAGTATGCTATTCCTATGGGCAAGGCTGGAAGTGCCATTATTGTTAATCAAGATTTGGCGGAAAAAATAGGTATTGATTTTACTATAGATTATGACTGGGAGCAACTTATTGAATGGGGGAAAAAAGTTCAAGAATATGACCCATCTTTATATCTTATTTCAGGAAATCTTGACTTTATGATGGCTTTTGTTATACGTACGTGGTCAAGGCAGATGAATAATCAACCTATTATTAATGCAAATTCAGAACTGGTTATGACAGAGGAACAATTTGAGAAAGTTTTAAGTTATATCAAAGAACTCTATGATAGTAAAACAGCAGTTCCTTTATCTTATATGGCTTCTTATGGCACCAATAATCAAGAGGATCCAAACTGGATAGCAGGAAAATATGTGTGTAATGTGGGCTTTACATCATCTGTACAGGTTATGGCGGCAGCAAACCCAAGTGCTAATTATATAGCAGGAAATATGCCTGTTTTCAAGGATGCATTAAGTGACGGCTGGGTTAATGACTGCCCTCAGTATATAGGTATTTATGCAAAGAGCAAGTATCCTAAAGAAGCAGCTATGTTTTTAGACTTCTTTTTCAATGATGAAGAAGCTATCAAAACTTTAGGAACAGTTCGTTCTGTACCGCCTACAGCTAAGGCACAACAGATTACAGAAGCAGCCGGTTCTTTAAATCCTCTGACTAAAATGGCGGTGGATGTAAGTCAGCAATATAATGGTGTATCAGATAGTGGCAAAACAACAAGTGCTGAAGTTACAGCAATCCTTAAAGATGCTTATGAAAATGTTGCCTATGGCGTAAAAACACCATCACAAGCAGCTAAGGAAGTGGTATCTTTACTCAAAGACTACATAGCAGCTCAGTAA